A portion of the bacterium genome contains these proteins:
- the trpA gene encoding tryptophan synthase subunit alpha yields the protein MTQIEKKFKELKIKKEKALILYFTAGFPSFENSIEIIKKSAEKGADIIEIGIPFSDPIADGPVIQYTSAKALENGMNTNKCFELAKILKNEMNIPYLFMTYFNPVYRYGIEKFADRCVECGVSGLIIPDLPYEESFEIKEILKKREMNLIYFLTPFTSEKRMKKITRMANGFIYFISVAGVTGQRDSLNPEIIDVIKKVKSLKEIPVALGFGISTKEQIKQIKEYVDGIIIGSFFLQKIIDGKIDEVEELIYQFKKELKNVF from the coding sequence ATGACACAGATTGAAAAAAAATTTAAAGAATTGAAGATAAAAAAAGAGAAAGCACTGATTTTATATTTTACTGCTGGATTTCCTTCTTTTGAGAATTCAATTGAAATCATTAAAAAAAGTGCTGAAAAAGGTGCTGATATAATTGAAATAGGAATACCTTTTTCTGACCCAATCGCAGATGGACCTGTAATTCAATATACATCAGCAAAGGCACTTGAAAATGGAATGAATACTAATAAATGTTTTGAACTTGCTAAAATACTTAAAAATGAAATGAATATACCCTATCTTTTTATGACTTATTTTAATCCTGTTTACAGATATGGAATTGAAAAATTTGCTGATAGATGTGTTGAATGTGGGGTTTCTGGTTTAATTATACCTGACCTGCCATATGAAGAAAGTTTTGAAATTAAAGAAATTTTGAAAAAAAGAGAGATGAATCTAATTTATTTTTTAACGCCATTTACTTCTGAAAAAAGAATGAAAAAAATAACCAGAATGGCAAATGGTTTCATATATTTTATAAGTGTTGCAGGAGTTACAGGACAACGAGATAGTTTAAATCCGGAAATAATTGATGTGATAAAAAAAGTAAAATCTTTAAAAGAAATTCCAGTTGCTCTTGGTTTCGGGATTTCCACTAAAGAACAGATAAAACAGATTAAGGAATATGTAGATGGAATAATTATAGGTAGTTTCTTTTTACAAAAAATAATAGATGGAAAAATAGATGAAGTGGAAGAATTGATTTATCAGTTTAAAAAAGAATTAAAAAATGTATTTTAA